GGCAAAGAAATGAAAAGAGACATCCTTGACCGTGACAAATTGCATATTTCCTTGATTCATTTCATAAAGAAATATACTCAGGTAATCCGGCTGAAAATCTCGAGCAGTGAATTGTTCATCATGCTGATTGTTTTGAAACGCCTTGCGTAGTGTCATAAACTCCAACTCATGACTCATCGGATGAAGAAACTGCTTGGTCTCTGTGGTATCCTTGTCAAATTTGCTCTTGAACACCTCAAAAGCCACATCATCAATGATCCATTCGTATCCCTGTCCCTGCTGCTGCAGCTGCATATAAAGCACACCAGGGACTTCTTTGCCTCGGTAGCGAAATGTAGCATGCACCTCTGCCACCCAATCATCGGTATGAAAATCCAAAAACTGAGGGGCCTTCTTGTCGGTGATCTGACGTACAAAACCATCCAAATCTTGGCGACTAAACTGCCCTGTCTTGGTATCGAAGAGTACAGGCATGTATTTGCGTCTCAGGTTCGAATCACGGTACTGCTTATCATTGGCATAGTAGCGTCTCCCTTCTTCACTCTCCTCTCCGTTGAAACGGCGAAAAAATTGATTGACCTGTTTGGTCGAAGCGTTGAGTTGCTCCTGTGTGTCACGCATCTCATCGGTCATCCCACTTTGGGCGACCGATGATCCAATAGTGATGAGGGTGAATATTGCGAAGAATACGTATCTCATGCAGATGTCTCTGTTACACGAATATCACCCAAGAGCACATCCCAAAACTCGATCACACGACCGGCGATCTGAGTCTCCTTTTTCTTGACGAATATCGTAATATCCTTTTTGGTGGTATCTTTGTAATTGAGGCTACCGTCTTTGGAAGTCCCTTCGAATCGCTGATAAACGGTAATCACCCCTACAAAAGTCCCGTCAGGCTGCTGCTCCAAATCACTGACATAGTGTATGTCGTACCATTTGATTTTCACTTTGTCATAGTTGAGTGCCATCAATCGCTCAAAATAGGCCCTCACCTTAAAATACGCAATCTCCTCACTACCCAGAGTCGAAACGCCCATCTCGCTATCCTCAGCAAACAACTCTTCGGCTCGGTCCATGACGCGTTTAGCCTCAGAAAACTGCGTGTCCTTGCTCCCAATAATGCTGATGTATTTGCTCAGGTCTTTGACTTTCTCCAATGCGAGAGAATCAATCGCCTGCTTTCTACTTGGGTCTATCGTACTTTGTGCAAATGCGCCTACCGACAGGAACAAAAACGCGAATAATGCGGTGTATTTTATCATTGTCATAATTTTGAATTCAATATGGTGGAATTATTTCTTGAGTACTAGTTCTTTGATGTTGCCGTCAGTATCATAGACGATTTCCTCGATTTCTGTGTTGTTATTCTGTGTATCCTTGAGGTAATGCAGATAGTTCTCAATTGTCGTGGGCTCGTCGTAGCTCGGACTACCGTCACCTTTGTAGATGACAATCAACACAGGAGCATCTCCATCACTAAACATGGTCAGTGCCTCATCTATGCTGGCATTGGCCGAATCGGTAGTAGAAGAAGTAGCAATCGCATCAAAATAATTGGTCAAACGCTCCTCCTTGGTCAGTTTTTTGGGGGCGGGTGCTTCGATCACCTCTGGCTCTGGCTCTGGTTCTGGCTCAGGAGCAACTGTCGTGACCACAGGGACATCCTCGGATTTAGTCAACTTCTTCTGACTTTTGCATGACGAAAAGCCAATAACTATGGCCATCAAAACAGCCATCGGCCAATACGGAAATGTAGGAATATGCTTACTCATTGGTGTTGCGTTATTAATGTGGAAATAATACTTGATTTTCTTACTCGATAAATTTACGGTATCGTGTTGAGCAAATAACGTTCCAGTTCCAATAAGCACGTCGATTTCGCAGAATATTATCTCGAAAGAGAACAAAGTACACTCCACTATGAGAAAAAACTTCTCTAATTGAGAGGATGGATGAAACCTAGATCACCAATGAAAGAAGCCCTCCACCCAAACGGGAGTAGAAGGCTTCCTCTTCTAGACGAGGCTCGATGCACAGTACCTTCCCAATTCATAAAAGTACCGAGTGACATTGTCTCACCGATACGGTCATACCACTTTGTACTGGGTGACAAACTCATCCTCAATATCTTGGTAACTATTCGTACAGTAGATATGGTCAATACTTTCCTTGAGTTCATCAAACCCATAGTTGAACTGGGCATGTGTGACATATAAAAACACTTTGCTCGCTCCCTGTTGCTTGAGTGCGGCAGCCAAAAGCTTGAACGTGCGTCCTCCATCAGCCAAGTCATCTACAATCAGACACTCTTTGTCCTTCACCTCTCCTTGGATGCTGATAGACGGCACACCATTGATCCTCACCTTATTGGAAGGTACCAAATCGGTAGCCAATCGTTCGGCTATCTCATGAGTCTGTTTGTAGGCTCCTGCATCAGGACTGACGAGCACGGGTTTCCCTATGTCCTGGCAGGCTTGCTCTACATACGAAAAATGACTCAGCGCACATGCATTTTGGATGAGAGCCAAAGAAATCGGGCTATGTGGGTGCAAAATAGATACCCGATCAAAACACATGCTATTGATGAATCGAGCGATCACTTTGAGATCAAAAGACTCGTGCTCGTGAAATCTACGGTCAGAGCGCTGACCAATCAAACAGTACAAAGTCAAGGTAGACACTGCTCCTTTATGGAGTGTGTAATCAGCATCCCAAGCCTCTTTGATGGTCGCTACACGAAACAAGTCTTCATAACTATTGCCTCGTATTTTGACATCTAAATCTCCCCCTTCAGTGATTTTGGCTGTCACCTGTCCGTCTTTAAACTTCTTTACTTCGTATTTCATCTGTCAGTCTTTTTAGCATTTGGTACGCTTCGGATAGTCCAGCTCTATCGTCTAGCAAAACATTGTAATAGATTTTTCTCGTGTTCGTCAAAGGGTTTTCATTGACCAGGTCAAATGGAATACCTCGGGCATTCAAATCCTCCTTGACCCCTTCCAATCGCTCTCCTTCGTTGGCAGTAAACAAAATCAAGGTAAACCCTAGTGATTTGCATACACGCAATAGATCCACAATTTTATCATACTTGATCCCCCAATCGTGATAATCAAAAACAGTATTGTCATAATCGTATGCTACGAAAAGACTACCATGCTGTAGGTAATCTCTTCGTAACCTATCGTAATAATCAAATTCAAAGACATCCATTGACTCGATCTCTTATTTCCTGTAGGGTGACAGAGTGCTCAAATCTACCATTCTCATAGATCACTCGTAGTTCACCTTCACGCTCCTCTGCTTCTGTGACTTGATCGACAAGGACATATTCCCCATCTACTCTATCAATTTTCACTAGTCCTTTCGCAGACTTCTTTACACCATCATCTGTGATTGGATCTTTGAATATCTCCCTTCGCTCACCATCTACTACTACAGAAGTCGCCTTCATCGCAAAACCATAGGTGTCCCGTGTATTGAATTGGTATGTAAAAGAGCCGATGCCTAGTACTACGTTTGTACTTGCAAAGCCCTTGTCATGTAGACGTTGGCATATCTGCTCTGCTCTCTCGGTGGTGATACTGTCTCCATAAATCGCTCCGATATGAGGATCGAGAACCTTGAATCCTTGGGCATTGGTAGTTCCTCCAAACACATCCCAAAGAATTTCGATTACACCTCGCCCCATGGCAGTCTGCCCTCCCAATGTTCGGCTTTCCCCACAGATGATATCGACTGGATCACCACTATCAGGACGTATGACGAGTTTCCCATCCCTAGCCAATACCTCCTTCTTGAGTGCAGGCAGGTACTCCGTGACGACTTTCCACAAGTCCCATGTATCACTGACCACAGACAGAATCCCTGTAGGATATGTCTGCATCAGGTATCTAAAAGTTCCTATTTCATCATCCTTGGTCCCTGCACACATCACAGAGTGCTCAGTGGCATTGACAGAGCCAACTACAAAACCCTCCGCTCCATAGTATTGCCTCAATCCACTGATCACAGGCAAGGTATCAGAACCCAAAAACACACTGGCGTGTCCCATTCCAGAAGCGACTGCACTTTGCAATCCACCCATTCCTCTCATAGAGAAGTCATGCCCTTGAAAATCAACAAACCCGAGATTATCAGGATCTGTCAGGCTTGCCCATTGCTTGAATATTCGCTTGTATCTCAATGCGATAGACGCAGAAGTCATCGGTAGCCACAGCATCGTAGACAATATAGTCTCCAAGAAATTCGTCACCCAATAAAATTCCTTCTCCGTATTGACAACAGTCAGCATAGGTACACGAACTGGCACTTCAACCCCCTCAGGCAGTGACTTGACACGAATCGGCAAATACTGCAAGTCATGCAGCTGCTCAAAATGAGTCACATCGTAATCCGTACCCAAATATAGAGACAACTCCTTCCTTATTTCTTCACAAACTTCACTCTTGGGTCGTGAAAAGAAATGGTCTTGAAAATAATCATGCAACCACTGGATCACATATTGTTGACCAAATGACAATACTTTTTCACAACCACTTGGAGCATATTTATTGCTGCGTGGCGTCCAATTAGAATAAACCTCCTCGGTCCCCTTAGGGTATTGCTGGTGATGCCCAGTCTTGTACCCATCTGTTAATAATAATGCATTCATTGTCGTATGTTTATTGGTTGTTTGCGTAATAATGACACAAACATAATACAGCGTCATTTATACCCCAAACAATATTTGCGTTTTTTTTACACAAAGTATAAACTCCTATTTATTTATTGATTTAATATCGAAAAGTATTCCTTCCTTTTTCAGTTCAAAATACCTCTTCTGATTGAACTGGAATAGTTTTGCGGGTCTACCTGTGCTTTTGGAGGCCGTCTCGTTGAGCTCATCCAGTATACCGAAACTTTGGATCTTCTTCCTGAAATTCCTTCTATCCAACTCCACCCCCAACAAACTTGAATACAGTTTTTCTAGATCTGAGAATGAGAACTTCTGATCCAACAACTCAAAACCTATCGGCTCATAGATCATTTTGCCTTGTAAACGGGAGATGGCCGTCAGAAGTACCTTTGCATGATCAAAGGCGATGTTGGGCAGGTCATTGATATCGAACCACTGCACCTCTTCGGCATCCGTATCAGCAGCTATACGAAATGCATCCGGCCGAATCAAACCAAAATACGCTACTGATACCACTCTACCTCGCGGATCTCTGGTCGGCTCTCCAAAGGTGTACAACTGCTCGAGGTAATTGATCTTGACCCCCGTCTCTTCTTGCAACTCCCTTTGTACGGCCGACTCCAAGGACTCCTCGCTCTTGACAAAACCTCCAGGCAAAGCCCACGCCCCTTGGTAAGGCTCATATTTTCGCTTGACCAGCAAGACCGAAACAAGGCCGTCTTCATAGCCAAAAACCACTGCGTCCACCGTCAATTTGATATTTGTCATATCCATAAACAAGGTCATTTTACAAACCACCTTCAATTTGCGTATTATCAACACAAATCAGAAACAATGAGGCAAAATTGTATGAAATAAAAAAATATCGGTGCGCAATTCTCTCTAGACCACCACCTATTGAAGAATCAGTCTCTATTTAGGTTTTACGGCGAGAGATCGAAAATCACTTCACAATTCAAGATTCACTGTCCGATATTCATTATTGTTTTTTTTGAGAAACAACCACCCTGCATAAAACACAAGAAATATCTGCAGCATCGGAACATTGAATATCGAATACTCAATACCGAATATTAATTCCTTATCCCTTGACTGACAGCTCCTCTATAGCCCTGTGTATTGAAAAAATCGAATGGCTTAAAAAGAAGAAAATCAACCATATCTATAGTTGATTTTCAATGTGCCAGAGGCGGGACTTGAACCCGCACGACCAGAAGGTCACAAGATTTTAAGTCTTGCGTGTCTACCGATTCCACCACTCCGGCAGTATCATGGTGTAGGTTGTATCCGAGTAGAAAAATAAGAACGGATTGGATACAAAAAAAGTGTATGCGCGATGCTATTGCACCTTCTCACTCACATACACTCTCACACTCAATTGAGCGAAAGACGGGGTTCGAACCCGCGACCTCCACCTTGGCAAGGTGGCGCTCTACCAGCTGAGCTACTTTCGCTTGTTTCTTAGTCCGTTTGACTAAATTCGAGTGCAAAGATAGGCAGCTATTTCATTTATTCAAGACTTGTATTATAAATTTTAGCAAGTATTTTCTAAGCTATTGAGTATCTGAATTTTCCACTGTCAACTTTTTCTTCCTTGCCTTCCATTGTGTCAATTCAATGTAACTGCTCGTTACTTTTTCGATCATCAACAGAAACAATACGCCCTCGAGAATCAAGAAAGCCGTAAATGATAACCCATTCCAATCTATCGAAAGATCAAAAGACAGCCATGAAACCAAATGGAGTACATCTGGAGAAAGCTGGAGAGACGAGCCATCCTGTACAGCCCACACACAAAGCGTCCCGGCCATCAGTATAAACAACAGTACACCCATCAATATTCGCCTGCTTATTTGCCGTTTTTTGGCAAGCATAGCTGCCGCGACGACTTCTTGCGTAAATCCTAGACCCGCTTCGGGCAAAGTCAAAGAACGCATCCATTGATCCAATCGATCCATGTCCGCATTGCTACTGAGGTATGATTTTGATGTATTTTTCATTTCCTTGATGGTTTACTGAACAATTGACTCTATCTCCTGAGGCATGATTGATTGAAGTGTCTTCGCTAGTCGTTTTCGGGCACGATGGAGCTTCACCTTCAGATTGTTTCTATCAAAACCCGATATCTCCGCTACTTCCTCCATATCGAGTTCATCCAAGTAATACAACGTAACGATCAGTCGATCGTCCTGACTCAACGCCGCAATGGCACGGTTGAGGTAGAATTGCTTGTCTTGCTGCTCCATAATATCGTCACTCGATACCGCTAGGTGATGGTGAGCTTCTTGTATTTCTACGGTATCCAGTTTCCTTTTCCGCACACGACTGATCGCGAGATTGACAACTATACGATAAAACCAAGTCGTAAATTTCGCTTCACTTTTGAATCGAGACAATGACAAGTACGCTTTGACAAACGCATCATGCGCTACCTCCTCAGCATCCTCATCTACTAGCAAGATTCGGCTCGCAATAGTCAGCGCATAGCGCTTGTGTCGGTTGACCAGTAGAGTAAAACTCTCCTTGTCTCCTTTCTTGATCTGTTCGACCAGTTGATGATCCGTTACTTGCTGACTCACGTTGGGTTGGACGCTAGCTCCATGAGTCAAGTTACACACTAAAAAATAATTTCTCCGCAGTGTAACCGCCTATACACTTCTCCTGTCCTATGGGTGAAATCAAAATTCAAAAAACATGAACGAAGAAATAATAATCCCCGTCGTCCTATTCCTCTCTATTGCTAGTGTACTGATCGTCGTACGAAAATTCATGAACGACGAACGCTTGGCTCTTATCGAAAAAGGTGGAGACGCCAATATCTTTAACCGCAAGACTATTACTTTCCCCGCCATCAAAATAGGGTTACTCCTCATCGGCGCTGGAGTAGGCATCCTAGTAGGCAACTTATTGAGTACTGCGGCAATAGTATCCGAAGAAGTCGGGATTTTCTCTTGCCTCATGATCTTTGGAGGGTCAGGACTTTTTATCTCTTATTTTGTTGAACAAAAATTCCGAGACAAGCAAGAAAAAAACTAACCCACCAAAACCTAAAAGCATCATGAGCTTAAACTTCGCTCCGCCTTTTCAAGCCAATCCAGATGCGAAATAGTCAAACGCTAGATTTTAGACCAAAGAATACAACTCAGCTCTGGTCTAAAATCTAGTACTATGAGCAAGAGTCAAGCACAGCCCCCGCGAAGACAAGATCAGTCCTCTCTCCTTTGCTCGATCATGCGCAGCACATGTAGAAGCACAAACTGGCTCACCTCCCTCTATCAAGACTTGAACAGATTCCCTTTTGCACTTTGACTGCTGTCAAAAACGCGAATAGCCACCACATCTGCTTCGGCAGTTTTCTCACCCAGGCAATAAAAATCACACTTCAAAACTGTCTTTTTGCCTTTAAC
The DNA window shown above is from Reichenbachiella sp. 5M10 and carries:
- a CDS encoding nucleoid-structuring protein H-NS encodes the protein MSKHIPTFPYWPMAVLMAIVIGFSSCKSQKKLTKSEDVPVVTTVAPEPEPEPEPEVIEAPAPKKLTKEERLTNYFDAIATSSTTDSANASIDEALTMFSDGDAPVLIVIYKGDGSPSYDEPTTIENYLHYLKDTQNNNTEIEEIVYDTDGNIKELVLKK
- a CDS encoding phosphoribosyltransferase family protein, whose translation is MKYEVKKFKDGQVTAKITEGGDLDVKIRGNSYEDLFRVATIKEAWDADYTLHKGAVSTLTLYCLIGQRSDRRFHEHESFDLKVIARFINSMCFDRVSILHPHSPISLALIQNACALSHFSYVEQACQDIGKPVLVSPDAGAYKQTHEIAERLATDLVPSNKVRINGVPSISIQGEVKDKECLIVDDLADGGRTFKLLAAALKQQGASKVFLYVTHAQFNYGFDELKESIDHIYCTNSYQDIEDEFVTQYKVV
- a CDS encoding nicotinate phosphoribosyltransferase; this encodes MNALLLTDGYKTGHHQQYPKGTEEVYSNWTPRSNKYAPSGCEKVLSFGQQYVIQWLHDYFQDHFFSRPKSEVCEEIRKELSLYLGTDYDVTHFEQLHDLQYLPIRVKSLPEGVEVPVRVPMLTVVNTEKEFYWVTNFLETILSTMLWLPMTSASIALRYKRIFKQWASLTDPDNLGFVDFQGHDFSMRGMGGLQSAVASGMGHASVFLGSDTLPVISGLRQYYGAEGFVVGSVNATEHSVMCAGTKDDEIGTFRYLMQTYPTGILSVVSDTWDLWKVVTEYLPALKKEVLARDGKLVIRPDSGDPVDIICGESRTLGGQTAMGRGVIEILWDVFGGTTNAQGFKVLDPHIGAIYGDSITTERAEQICQRLHDKGFASTNVVLGIGSFTYQFNTRDTYGFAMKATSVVVDGERREIFKDPITDDGVKKSAKGLVKIDRVDGEYVLVDQVTEAEEREGELRVIYENGRFEHSVTLQEIRDRVNGCL
- a CDS encoding NUDIX domain-containing protein, with translation MDMTNIKLTVDAVVFGYEDGLVSVLLVKRKYEPYQGAWALPGGFVKSEESLESAVQRELQEETGVKINYLEQLYTFGEPTRDPRGRVVSVAYFGLIRPDAFRIAADTDAEEVQWFDINDLPNIAFDHAKVLLTAISRLQGKMIYEPIGFELLDQKFSFSDLEKLYSSLLGVELDRRNFRKKIQSFGILDELNETASKSTGRPAKLFQFNQKRYFELKKEGILFDIKSINK
- a CDS encoding RNA polymerase sigma factor, producing the protein MCNLTHGASVQPNVSQQVTDHQLVEQIKKGDKESFTLLVNRHKRYALTIASRILLVDEDAEEVAHDAFVKAYLSLSRFKSEAKFTTWFYRIVVNLAISRVRKRKLDTVEIQEAHHHLAVSSDDIMEQQDKQFYLNRAIAALSQDDRLIVTLYYLDELDMEEVAEISGFDRNNLKVKLHRARKRLAKTLQSIMPQEIESIVQ
- a CDS encoding DUF6249 domain-containing protein, with amino-acid sequence MNEEIIIPVVLFLSIASVLIVVRKFMNDERLALIEKGGDANIFNRKTITFPAIKIGLLLIGAGVGILVGNLLSTAAIVSEEVGIFSCLMIFGGSGLFISYFVEQKFRDKQEKN